In one window of Deltaproteobacteria bacterium DNA:
- a CDS encoding CBS domain-containing protein: protein MPASNISELMTREPVCVFAEDPVSDVYSIMTEQDIRHVPVVDHDGRVEGIITQRDLMKHVLFAFDDMTVMEKKANLTDLYARSIMTPEPETITTDVMISEAARILLDNKIGCLPVTDGLKIIGIVTESDFVKQAIEESRES from the coding sequence ATGCCAGCATCAAACATCTCAGAGCTTATGACACGAGAGCCGGTCTGTGTATTTGCCGAGGATCCTGTGTCCGATGTTTACAGCATTATGACAGAGCAAGACATTCGCCATGTGCCAGTGGTTGATCACGATGGCCGCGTCGAGGGTATCATCACGCAGCGTGATTTGATGAAGCACGTCCTTTTTGCCTTTGACGACATGACCGTTATGGAGAAAAAAGCAAATCTCACTGACCTTTACGCTCGCTCCATCATGACGCCCGAGCCTGAGACCATCACCACGGATGTCATGATCAGCGAGGCAGCCCGGATTCTCCTCGACAACAAGATTGGCTGCCTCCCAGTCACAGATGGCCTCAAAATTATTGGCATTGTAACGGAGTCGGACTTTGTGAAACAGGCGATTGAGGAATCTCGGGAGAGCTAA